The Streptobacillus ratti DNA segment TGATTGATTATAGCTCCTGGATTTATAAAAACTATATCCCTATATTCACTTTTATGCTGTTTATGAGTATGCCCAAAAATCACGTAATTTGCATTTTTTTCCACCCCATATTTATATATACTATTCATATTTGATTTAACACCAAATAAATGTCCATGAGTAAGTATAACCTTACCCATAGACTCTATTTCTAACTCTAATGTTTCCTTAGTTTCATAATCATTATAATCACAATTCCCTTTTACTATATGAAAAGGTATATCTACTGCATAAGACATCTCTATAGCATCTATGCTATGATCTCCAGCAAAAATTATTAATTCAGGATTTTCTTTTTTTATTACTTCATAAAAATATTTCAAATCTGTGTGTGAATCAGAGCATAGAAGTATTTTCATTCTATCACCCCATATATATAGGTACTTCTGTTTTTTCAAATACTTTTAATCCAACTTGACCTGTTAATCTTTCAAATATTATTGAATACTTTAATACTCCCATTAAAATTAAATCATATTTAGGTACTTCTGATAGGATTATAGAAACTTCATCTCCTGTTCTATCTATAATATTACATTTAGAACCAAATCTTTCAGTTAATCTATTTCTATCTTCAACATTTACTCTTAAAACATCTATATCCTGTACACCAAATGTACTAAAATAGTCATATACTGTTCTATTTACCATAAATCCACCATCATTTAACATCAACACATTGTCAAATGAGTATTCTCTATCTGTTATTGAAAGTATTAACATCGGTTTATAATGTTGTTTAAGTAAAGAATGTAAATTATCACTTATAGTTCCATTTTCTGTTCTACAAACTACTAATAAATCATAAGCTTTTAATTCTTCCATAGCTACTTCTACTATTTCGCCATCTAATGAATATATTTTTCTAAAGTTACCCTTAGATATTTTTTCTTTATATTTCTCAAATACATCATCTTCAAGTTTTAAATAATCTTCTATCAATAGATTTGTATTAGCACTTACACCCATTCCTTGTATAGTTAGTGGGAAGATATCATATTTTCTGATATCTTTAATGTATACTACATCTTTTTCTATATGTGGATATTTTTCATCTAAAGATTTAGACAATTTTAAAAATTCATTAATTTCTGCCTCATTTGTAAGTAAAAACAAGAATCTTTTCATAATTATACCACTCCTATTCTTCAATTATTTCCTCTTCTTCAGAATTTTCAGCTGCAACTCTATCTGCTGAAACTAAATATTCTTTGTATTTAAGAGATTGTATTTTTACACCTTTACTATTTCTTCCTACTACTGGAAGATCTTTAATTTTAATACGTATTACTGTACCTGTAGTAGATATTGCAACAAGTTCCATATTTTCTGAATTTTCATCACTTGGATCTATTATAGTTGAATATACTACATAATGATTTTCACTTTCTTCTTTACTTCTTCTTTCAAGATTATAGTTTTTAACTCCTTTTCCACCTCTCTTGATAGTGTTGTATTCTGAAAGTAATGTTTTCTTACCTATACCAAGTGAAGTAACACTTAATACACTCATTTCCTCTACATTATTATCTGTATATATTACATCTGCTGATACAACTTCATCATTAGCATTTAACTTAATAGCTCTTACTCCTGCTGCAGTTCTTCCCATAGAACGTATATTTTCTTCTTTAAATCTTACTGCCATACCACCTTTAGTTGATATAAAGATTTCATCTTTTTCACTTCCAGATGTTATTCCAACAAATTTAACTTCATCTTCATCATCTTTAAATGAAATAGCTATTTTACCGTTTCTATTTATCGTTTTAAATTCAGAAATCTTAGTCTTTTTAGCTATACCATTTCTTGTTATGAATATTAAATCTCTATTATCATTTTCTACTTCATCTACTGGTATTATAACTGAGATTTTTTCATTTTCATCAAGCTCTATAATATTTCCTATAAGTTTTCCTCTTGCTTGTTTACTTACCTCAGGTATTTCATAAACTTTAATAGAGTATACCTTACCTTTATCACTAAATACCATTAAAGTATCTAGAGTTTTAGCTGTAAATAGGTCTTTTAGCACATCATCTTCAATAGTTGTAGTATTAGATACTCCTTTTCCACCTCTTTTTTGTGCCTTATAACTATCAAGCGACATACGTTTAGCATATCCTCTCTTAGTTATAGTTACTATTACATCTTCGTTTTTAATTAAATCTTCTATATTAATCTCATATCTATCATTTTCTATAGAAGTTCTTCTAGCATCTCCATATTTTTGTTTTATCTCTAATATTTCTTCCTTAATTATCGCATATTTTCTTTCATCTCTTGCAAGTATATCTTCAAGATCTGTAATAAATAGCATTAATTTATCATATTCTCCGTCTATTTCTTCTCTTGCAAGTCCTGTTAATCTATGTAATCTCATATCTAAAATAGCATCTGCTTGTATCTCAGTAAATGCAAATTTTTCTATTAATGATTCTTTAGCTAAGGCTCTTGTCTTACTTCCTCTAATAGTTGATATTATTTCATCTATATGATCTAAAGCTTTTCTTAATCCCTCTAAAATATGAGCTCTATCTTTAGCCTTATTTAAATCAAATATTGTTTTTCTTGTAATAACATCATATCTATGTTCTAAATATTTTTCTAAAATTTCTTTTAGATTTAATATTTTAGGAGCATTATTAACAAGTGCAAGCATTATGATACCAAAAGTTGTTTGAAGATCTGTGAATTTAAGTAGCTTATTAAGTACTATTTCTGCCTCTTCTCCTTTTTTAATATCTATAACTATTCTTATACCCTCTAAGTTTGAAAGGTCTGCTAAATCAGATATTCCAACTATTATTTTATCTTTAACAAGTTCACCTATTCTTTTAATTAAGTTTGCCTTATTAACCTGATATGGTAATTCTGTAATTACTATGCTCTGTCTACCTTTTTTATCAGTAATTATTTCTGTTTTAGCACTTACTCTTACCTTACCTCTACCTGTTTTGTAAGCTGAATATATACCCGATTTACCATATATTATACCTCCTGTTGGAAAATCAGGACCTTTAATATGAGTAATTAATTCATCTATACTAATATCCCTATTATCTATTAAAGCAATTATACCATCTGATAATTCCCCTAAGTTATGAGGTGGAATATTAGTTGCCATTCCTACTGCTATACCCGTAGTACCATTTAAAAGTAAATTAGGTAATCTAGCTGGAAGTACTGTTGGTTCATCTAAACTTTCATCAAAGTTTTTTCTCCAATCTATAGTATCCTTGTTAATATCTGTCAACATTTCTTCAGCAATTTTAGACATTCTTGCCTCAGTATATCTCATCGCAGCTGCACTATCTCCGTCTATAGAACCGAAGTTTCCATGTCCGTCTACCAACATATATCTAGTATTAAAATCTTGTGCCATTCTAACCATAGAGTTATACACTGCACTATCTCCATGTGGGTGATACTTCCCTAGTACTTCTCCAACTAGTCTTGCAGACTTCTTATATGGACTATTATGACTCATTTTTAATTCATCCATAGCATAAAGTATTCTTCTATGTACAGGTTTTAAACCATCTCTTACATCTGGAAGTGCCCTTGATACTATAACACTCATAGAGTAATCTAAATATGATGCCTTAATTTCATCTTCTATATAAATTAATTCTTCATTAGACATTTCTGTTTTTCTCATAACTTCTTCTATAGCACTCTGACTATCTTGATCTAATGTCGAATCTATATCTTCTTCTTTTATTTCATCTTCATTTTCAAATAAATCTGACATAACAACCTCCCTATATATCTAAGTTTCTTACATAATTTGCATGTTCTTCAATAAACTCTCTTCTAGGTTCTACTTTATCTCCCATTAATATTGAGAACATTTTATCTGCATATTGTGCATCTTCTAGTGTAACTTTTAATAAAGTTCTAACATCTGGATCCATCGTTGTTTCCTTTAATTGATCAGGATTCATCTCTCCAAGCCCTTTATATCTTTGCACGTTATATTTATTTTTTCCACTATTATCTACACCTAATTTTTCATCAAGCACCCTAGTTATATTCTTTAATTGATCATCAGAATACGCATATTTAACTTGTTCTTTTTTACCACTCTTAGTTGTAACCTTATATAACGGTGGTTGAGCTATATATATGTGTCCATTATTAATTAATTCTCTTAAATATCTATAAAAGAATGTAAGCATAAGTGTTCTAATATGAGCTCCATCTACATCGGCATCTGTCATTATTATTATCTTATGATATCTTAATTTTTCTATATCAAATCTATCTCCAAACCCAGCACCAAAAGCTGTAATCATAGCTTTTATTTCTGAATTTTCTAATATCTTATGTTCATTAGCCTTTTCAACATTAAGTATCTTACCACGTAATGGAAGTATTGCTTGATATTCTTTAAATCTACCTTGTTTTGCAGATCCTCCAGCTGAATCTCCCTCGACTATAAATATTTCTGATTCTTCTGGATTTTTTGATTGACAGTCTGCAAGTTTACCTGGAAGACCACCTAAACTAAATTCATTTTTCTTAGTTACAAGATCTCTTGCTCTTTTTGCAGCCTCTCTTGCTTGTTTAGATATAGCTATTTTATCTATAATAGTTTTACAATCTTTAGGATGATCTTCTAAATACATTTTAAGTTTACTTCCAAATACACCTGAAACTATACTTGTTGCCTCAGATGAACCAAGTTTTGCCTTAGTTTGAGATTCAAACTGTGGTTCTGGGAATTTTAAACTTAATACATAAACTAGACCCTCTCTTACATCTTCTCCCTTAAATTCATTTTTACTACTAGCTTCTCTAGCTAAATCATTAATAGTTCTAGTTAAAGCTGTTCTAAGTCCAGAAACATGTGTACCACCATCTGATGTATTAATATTATTAACAAAAGAATATTCTATTGTAGATTGTGAGTTCTTATATATCATAGCTATTTCTACTTCTGAATATTTATCAGGTATAGGATTACCCTCATCATCTACTTCTCCCTCTGTAAGCATTACTCTATCTTTCATATATATTACATCTTCAATGATTTTATCTTCTCCTACAAGTTCTGTAACAAAATCAACTATACCACCCTCAAAGTGAAAAATTTCTTCCTTAACTTTTTCTGGTTTTCTTGAATCTATTAATATTATCTTTATACCTTGATTTAAATAAGCAAGTTCTTTAAGTCTTCTTTGTAGAATATCATAATCAAATTGTATAGTTTCAAAAATATCTGCATCTGGTTTAAATTTAATTGTAGTACCATGAGCTTTAGCTGGTGCTTTCCCTATTTCTAAAGCTTCTGTGATTGCATTACCCTTTGAAAATATTTGTCTAACAACTTTTCCATCTCTAGTAACTGTTGCTTCTAATTTTTCAGATAAGGCATTAACTACTGATATTCCAACTCCATGAAGTCCTCCTGAAAATTGATAGTTTGAATTATCGAATTTTCCACCAGCATGAAGTACTGTCATTACCACTTCAAGTGTTGATTTACCTGATTTATGAATTTCTGTAGGAATTCCCCTACCATTATCTGCTATTTCTATTTCTGAATCTGGAAGCATTTTAACTGTAATAGTATCACACACTCCAGCAAGAGCCTCATCTATACTATTATCTACTATTTCCCATACTAAATGATGTAATCCTCTTGAAGAAGTTGTCCCTATATACATTCCTGGTCTAACCCTTACGGCATCTAATCCCTCTAATACCGTAATGCTTTCTCCACCATAATTTTTTTCTGACATATTTCCTCCACTTTAATATATTTTTATTACTTAAATTATATCACATTTTATTGATTTTTACTAGCTTTTTAATGAATTTATACCTTAAAAATTATCATATATTTTTAATACATTTTATTGAATAAAAAATATTAAAATGTTAAAATAAATAAAGAGGTGATATTTTGAATAATAAACTAAGATTTTTTTTATCAATTATTATACTTGTGGGTACCATACTTTTATTCAATAAATATGTAATTACTACACAAAGTAATATAATTGCTATTGAAGATGTAAATAAGAAAATATTTAAAAATATTTTACTTGATAATGTTATAGAAGATTTTAATAAAAAATTTGGACCAACTAAATATGATATAAGTAAATTTGTAAATAGAGAAATAGAGTCTAATATATATTTTTATTCACAACTTTTTGGATATAGTGAATCATATTTTATAATACAATACAATGATTTTGGAGTAACTCAATTAGTTTTCAATTTTTCAAATGTTAAAAAAGAAAATTTAGAAGACCTTACAGAAATCATTTCTTTACTAATACAAATTTCTGATGGTGATATTGAAGAAGTTGAAGCTAAGACAATTATAGTTAATATGTTTAAAGAATTTAATAAAAACAAGGATACAGTAACCCTTGTATATGATAATAAGCTAATATATGAACTAAATATATTTAATAATAATAGCATAAAATTTAGTATAAGATAAAACAAAAAGGTGATTAGAATTAAAATCCTAAATCACCTTTTTATATTTTTGTATAAACTATAATTAATATAATCTCATCATAAATTTTACTCTAAATATTTAATTTATCATTACCTTTATCCCTTAATTTCCTCTATTTTAATATAGTTTTCTATATCTTCTTTTCTTAATGACTCAGGGGGTAATTTTAATACATCAACCACAAAGTTTCTATTATAGAACTTTATTTCTATTTTATCTCCATCTTTGACAGAATAAAGAGCCTTTTTAACATCTCCATTAACAGATACATTCCCAGAATCACAAAGTTCATTTGCAATAGTTCTTCTTTTAACTACTCTTGTAATTTTTAAGAATTTATCAAGCCTCATTATTTCACTCCTCTTTCTATACTATTCATTACTCTAGCAGCAGCAAGTATATATGAATTAACATTAGTCTTTTTAATATTGTCATAAGCTTTAGCTAAAAATTCTCTAGCTGAATATCTATAACCCTTACTTTCTAATTTTTGTATACTTTCTATTGTTTTTTTCTTAATTTGTTCTTCATTTTCAACAACTTGTTCAGCTATAAACTTAACTATTTGAAGATCTGTTTCATCAAAATTTATTACAGTTTCTTTAGTTTTAGAAGATACAACTTCTAATACTGGCTCTACTTCTTTTTTAGGTTCTTCATCTTTATTTTTCATATCTTTAACAAGATGATTTGATTTAATAATACCTGCCTTTATTTCTTTTTCAGTTTTTGCTGGAGTTATTACTTGAGTCTTTTTAACTTCTTGTTTTTTCTCTTCAACTTTAGTTTTAACCTCTTCTACAACTTCTTTTGTTTTAACTTCAGTTTTCTCATTTTCTTCTTTCTTTACTTCTTCTTTTTTGTCTTTAATTTCTACATATTTAATATGATCATTTTGTGTAATTAAATTTTTTTCTTTTAAATATTCATCTAATGATGTACATGAAATTACAGTAAATAATAAAAAAATATAGCTAAAATATTTTATCATTTTAATCACCTCTTGATATATTCTAACATATTTTAGTTTACTTTTCAAAGTGTATTATTCATGATATAATTTAGTAATATATTGTATAAGGAGAGAATTTATGGTAGTCTAATACCATTAATAATAAATATGAATTTAAATAAAGATGAATTTTTAAAAAAAATTGGCGATAATGAAATGGCTATAAAAGTTTTTAATGCTCTTTCTATGGCTTTAGAATATCAAATTAGTGTATGTACTGATATATTTATAACCCCTAATGTTTATAAGAAAATAAGTGGAAAATATGATAATATCTATACATATATGAGAGGTTATGACAGAAAACAAATCTGTTTTACACCTTATGAACCCGAATTTAATTATACTGTAATTGAAATTAGAATAAATAATAAATTTAGAGAATATACTCACAAAGATTTTCTAGGTTCTATTATGGGATTAAATATTAAAAGAGAAATGATAGGCGATATATTTGTAGAAGATAATATAGGTTATGTATTGATATCTAATAAAGTCTTAGATTTTGTGATAAATAATCTTAAATCTATAGGGAAAAATGATTGTGATATAACTCAAAGTGAAAGGAATGATTTTTCATATAATTTTAAAGATATTAAAATCAATATTAGTTCTAATAGACTAGATAATTTCATAAGTGATATTACTAATTTATCGAGAAGTAAGGCAACTCAGTTAATAGAAGCTGGGCTAGTTCAAATAGATTATGAAATATGTAAGGAAAAAAATAAGGAAATAAGGCATAATGATATATTAACCATAAGAAAATATGGTAAATATTTAGTGTCTGAGGAACTAGAAGATAGTAAAAAAGGTAAGAAAAGATGGATAATTAAAAAATATGAATAATGTGAATTTAAAAAGAAGAAGATTTTTTATCTTCTTCTAATATTATTAAATCCTTTATACTTCTGTGTTGCCATATGAGAATCAATATTTTGTATTAATTCTACTGCTACTCCAACTAATATTAGTAGACTTGTTCCACCTAACATTACTGGAATATTTAATACATATCCAAACCATATATTAGGTAATATACCAAGTATAGCTAAGAATATTGCCGTACCAAATGTAATTCTTGTTGTAACATACTCTAAGAACTCAGACGTTTCTTTTCCAGCTCTTTTTAATGGTATACTTCCACCACTTTGTTTTAAACTATCTGCAATTTTATCTGGATCAAATACTATAGCAGTATAGAAAAATGAGAATAAAATGATTAACACTGTAGTCAATGTTAAATATGCCCATCCTTTTGGTCCAAATATGTTTAATAAATATGCTTGTTTTGATTGGTCTTTAATAAGTGGTATTATAGCTGATGGTACAGCCATAATCATTGATGCAAAGATTATTGGCATTACCCCTGCTGTATTAATTTTAATAGGAAGATATGTTTTTCTCCCTACAACAGTAGGTTGTGTATTCCCAACACCTCTACTTGATTTACCAACATATTGTATAGGTACTCTTCTTTCTCCAAGTTGTATAAATACCATTACTACTATAATTAATATAAATAACATTAATGAAGTATATCCAAGTGCAGAACCTTTATCTGATGTAGTTAATTCTACTATTGTACTTCTAACTACTTGAGGTAAGTTAGAAACTATCCCTAAGAAAATTAACATTGAAGTTCCATTTCCTATACCTTTTATAGATATTCT contains these protein-coding regions:
- the secY gene encoding preprotein translocase subunit SecY, producing the protein MTFKEAVIGRFQAMLRTRELRKRVLFTLGCFLVARIGVHIPVPGINMELFRDFTGGSTLAQFLNLFTGGAVQRASIFSLGITPYINASIVFQILGVLWPRIEEMQKEGGKEAEKVTQWTRYLTIGTTLFQSAFLALILQSNNLVREPGTTFILTTVVLITGGTAFLMWLSERISIKGIGNGTSMLIFLGIVSNLPQVVRSTIVELTTSDKGSALGYTSLMLFILIIVVMVFIQLGERRVPIQYVGKSSRGVGNTQPTVVGRKTYLPIKINTAGVMPIIFASMIMAVPSAIIPLIKDQSKQAYLLNIFGPKGWAYLTLTTVLIILFSFFYTAIVFDPDKIADSLKQSGGSIPLKRAGKETSEFLEYVTTRITFGTAIFLAILGILPNIWFGYVLNIPVMLGGTSLLILVGVAVELIQNIDSHMATQKYKGFNNIRRR
- the gyrB gene encoding DNA topoisomerase (ATP-hydrolyzing) subunit B encodes the protein MSEKNYGGESITVLEGLDAVRVRPGMYIGTTSSRGLHHLVWEIVDNSIDEALAGVCDTITVKMLPDSEIEIADNGRGIPTEIHKSGKSTLEVVMTVLHAGGKFDNSNYQFSGGLHGVGISVVNALSEKLEATVTRDGKVVRQIFSKGNAITEALEIGKAPAKAHGTTIKFKPDADIFETIQFDYDILQRRLKELAYLNQGIKIILIDSRKPEKVKEEIFHFEGGIVDFVTELVGEDKIIEDVIYMKDRVMLTEGEVDDEGNPIPDKYSEVEIAMIYKNSQSTIEYSFVNNINTSDGGTHVSGLRTALTRTINDLAREASSKNEFKGEDVREGLVYVLSLKFPEPQFESQTKAKLGSSEATSIVSGVFGSKLKMYLEDHPKDCKTIIDKIAISKQAREAAKRARDLVTKKNEFSLGGLPGKLADCQSKNPEESEIFIVEGDSAGGSAKQGRFKEYQAILPLRGKILNVEKANEHKILENSEIKAMITAFGAGFGDRFDIEKLRYHKIIIMTDADVDGAHIRTLMLTFFYRYLRELINNGHIYIAQPPLYKVTTKSGKKEQVKYAYSDDQLKNITRVLDEKLGVDNSGKNKYNVQRYKGLGEMNPDQLKETTMDPDVRTLLKVTLEDAQYADKMFSILMGDKVEPRREFIEEHANYVRNLDI
- a CDS encoding YlmH/Sll1252 family protein, with product MNLNKDEFLKKIGDNEMAIKVFNALSMALEYQISVCTDIFITPNVYKKISGKYDNIYTYMRGYDRKQICFTPYEPEFNYTVIEIRINNKFREYTHKDFLGSIMGLNIKREMIGDIFVEDNIGYVLISNKVLDFVINNLKSIGKNDCDITQSERNDFSYNFKDIKINISSNRLDNFISDITNLSRSKATQLIEAGLVQIDYEICKEKNKEIRHNDILTIRKYGKYLVSEELEDSKKGKKRWIIKKYE
- a CDS encoding RNA-binding S4 domain-containing protein — translated: MRLDKFLKITRVVKRRTIANELCDSGNVSVNGDVKKALYSVKDGDKIEIKFYNRNFVVDVLKLPPESLRKEDIENYIKIEEIKG
- a CDS encoding YfcE family phosphodiesterase, which gives rise to MKILLCSDSHTDLKYFYEVIKKENPELIIFAGDHSIDAIEMSYAVDIPFHIVKGNCDYNDYETKETLELEIESMGKVILTHGHLFGVKSNMNSIYKYGVEKNANYVIFGHTHKQHKSEYRDIVFINPGAIINHEYATIENGILEFKGEMI
- the gyrA gene encoding DNA gyrase subunit A; the protein is MSNEELIYIEDEIKASYLDYSMSVIVSRALPDVRDGLKPVHRRILYAMDELKMSHNSPYKKSARLVGEVLGKYHPHGDSAVYNSMVRMAQDFNTRYMLVDGHGNFGSIDGDSAAAMRYTEARMSKIAEEMLTDINKDTIDWRKNFDESLDEPTVLPARLPNLLLNGTTGIAVGMATNIPPHNLGELSDGIIALIDNRDISIDELITHIKGPDFPTGGIIYGKSGIYSAYKTGRGKVRVSAKTEIITDKKGRQSIVITELPYQVNKANLIKRIGELVKDKIIVGISDLADLSNLEGIRIVIDIKKGEEAEIVLNKLLKFTDLQTTFGIIMLALVNNAPKILNLKEILEKYLEHRYDVITRKTIFDLNKAKDRAHILEGLRKALDHIDEIISTIRGSKTRALAKESLIEKFAFTEIQADAILDMRLHRLTGLAREEIDGEYDKLMLFITDLEDILARDERKYAIIKEEILEIKQKYGDARRTSIENDRYEINIEDLIKNEDVIVTITKRGYAKRMSLDSYKAQKRGGKGVSNTTTIEDDVLKDLFTAKTLDTLMVFSDKGKVYSIKVYEIPEVSKQARGKLIGNIIELDENEKISVIIPVDEVENDNRDLIFITRNGIAKKTKISEFKTINRNGKIAISFKDDEDEVKFVGITSGSEKDEIFISTKGGMAVRFKEENIRSMGRTAAGVRAIKLNANDEVVSADVIYTDNNVEEMSVLSVTSLGIGKKTLLSEYNTIKRGGKGVKNYNLERRSKEESENHYVVYSTIIDPSDENSENMELVAISTTGTVIRIKIKDLPVVGRNSKGVKIQSLKYKEYLVSADRVAAENSEEEEIIEE